From Methanomicrobiales archaeon HGW-Methanomicrobiales-1, a single genomic window includes:
- a CDS encoding Crp/Fnr family transcriptional regulator, which produces MNEDYLAIIITIICLTLVVTVISTPQVANHGYVVVPATDADSVGQSGADAVRITFWELPPRLMLVTVIQSISPILLVPFELFFFIQSLTFLGYRKITAGNVLGSPARSLIFEKIQANPGIYFNELSRETGLNRGSLRYHLALMRVTGKISTLAMEGDIRYFENSGRFSETEQKVLKFLRNDKERAIFVHLMDNPESTRGDLEKILGISGAAVTWHTNRLCDAGMLKVARSGKTARYLIDPDARTYLEKYLADTPEKPAFIPPG; this is translated from the coding sequence ATGAACGAGGATTATCTCGCGATCATCATCACCATTATCTGTCTGACTCTCGTAGTGACGGTCATATCCACGCCGCAAGTAGCGAATCACGGGTACGTGGTCGTGCCGGCAACCGATGCAGATTCAGTGGGGCAGTCCGGGGCAGATGCGGTCCGTATCACGTTCTGGGAACTCCCGCCCCGCCTGATGTTGGTCACGGTGATACAATCGATCTCGCCGATCCTGCTCGTCCCGTTTGAACTGTTTTTCTTCATACAGAGCCTCACGTTCCTTGGCTATCGCAAAATTACCGCAGGCAATGTGCTCGGGAGTCCGGCACGCTCCCTTATTTTTGAGAAAATCCAGGCTAATCCGGGCATTTATTTCAATGAATTATCCCGCGAAACCGGACTGAACCGGGGATCCCTCCGGTATCATCTTGCGCTCATGCGGGTGACCGGTAAGATATCGACGCTTGCCATGGAAGGCGATATACGGTATTTTGAAAATTCCGGGAGATTTTCCGAGACCGAGCAGAAAGTCTTAAAATTCCTGCGGAACGACAAGGAGCGTGCGATATTTGTCCACCTCATGGACAATCCTGAATCCACCCGGGGCGATCTGGAAAAGATACTGGGGATATCCGGCGCTGCGGTGACGTGGCACACAAACCGGTTGTGCGATGCCGGGATGCTGAAAGTTGCCCGGAGCGGGAAAACAGCAAGGTATCTCATTGATCCGGACGCGAGGACATACCTGGAGAAATATCTTGCAGACACGCCAGAAAAACCGGCATTTATCCCTCCAGGGTGA